Proteins encoded by one window of Methylovirgula ligni:
- a CDS encoding ABC transporter permease: MNALTKEDQRPIPASAIAAVKPAATVPSARRRPRFLSLGVLTRYLSPVLLIVVWQVACSTGLLSTRLMASPVQIIAEAWSLTLDGTLPSNLGVSLGRAGAGLAIAILAGVSLALIAGLSRIGEDVIDAPLQIMRTLPALALVPLFILWFGIGEAPKIIMVALGSTFPIYLNLHKGIRSIDPKLLEMACTLGLTRVQTIREVILPGALPDFLVGLRFAVGISWLMLVVAEQVNADSGIGHMMIDAEDFMRTDIILVGLLVYGLLGLVSDQIVRQLESALLSWRPSNRPSRSR; encoded by the coding sequence GTGAATGCGTTGACCAAAGAGGACCAGAGGCCGATTCCGGCGAGTGCGATTGCCGCGGTCAAACCCGCGGCCACTGTGCCGAGCGCACGGCGGCGGCCGCGTTTCCTCAGCCTGGGTGTGCTGACACGTTATCTCTCGCCCGTGTTGCTGATCGTCGTGTGGCAGGTCGCCTGCAGCACAGGATTGCTTTCCACGCGCCTCATGGCCTCGCCGGTGCAAATCATCGCCGAGGCCTGGTCGCTGACGCTGGACGGCACGCTGCCCTCCAATCTGGGCGTCTCGCTCGGCCGTGCCGGCGCGGGGCTGGCCATCGCCATTCTTGCAGGAGTCAGTCTCGCGCTTATCGCCGGCCTGTCGCGGATCGGTGAGGATGTCATAGATGCGCCGTTACAGATTATGCGGACGCTGCCGGCGCTGGCGCTGGTGCCGCTCTTCATCCTTTGGTTCGGAATCGGCGAGGCTCCGAAAATCATCATGGTGGCGCTCGGTTCGACCTTTCCGATCTACCTTAATCTTCACAAAGGCATCCGGTCGATCGATCCGAAACTGCTGGAAATGGCGTGCACGCTCGGCCTGACGCGCGTGCAAACCATCCGCGAAGTCATTCTGCCCGGCGCGCTGCCGGATTTTCTCGTCGGCCTGCGCTTTGCCGTCGGCATCTCCTGGCTCATGCTCGTCGTGGCCGAACAGGTGAATGCCGACAGCGGCATCGGCCACATGATGATCGATGCCGAGGATTTCATGCGCACGGATATCATCCTCGTCGGCCTTCTCGTCTATGGACTGCTCGGGCTCGTCTCCGACCAGATCGTACGCCAGCTCGAAAGCGCGCTGCTTTCGTGGCGCCCGTCCAACCGGCCGAGCCGTTCCAGATGA